The Halichoerus grypus chromosome 14, mHalGry1.hap1.1, whole genome shotgun sequence genome contains a region encoding:
- the UBAP2 gene encoding ubiquitin-associated protein 2 isoform X5, with amino-acid sequence MNTVNSLCLGGTTVSAPSSSTRATPLVTSGKAPPNLPQGVPPLLHNQYLVGPGGLLPAYPIYGYDELQMLQSRLPMDYYGIPFATPTALASRDGSLANNPYSGDVTKFGRGDSASPAPPTTLAQPQQSQSQAHHTAQQPFLNPALPPGYSYTGLPYYTGVPSAFQYGPTMFVPPASAKQHGVNLSTPSTPFQQAGGYGQHSYSTGYDDLTQGTAAGDYSKGGYGGSSQAQNKSAGSGPGKGVSVSSSTTGLPDMSGSVYNKTQTFDKQGFHAGTPPPFSLPSALGSTGPLAAGAAPGYAPPPFLHILPAHQQPHSQLLHHHLPQDAQSGSGQRSQPSSLQPKSQASKPAYGNSPYWTN; translated from the exons ATGAACACAGTGAACAGCCTCTGCCTGGGGGGGACCACTGTGAGTGCCCCCAGCAGCAGTACCAGGGCCACGCCCTTGGTGACCTCAG GCAAAGCGCCCCCGAACCTGCCCCAGGGAGTACCTCCCCTGCTGCACAACCAGTACCTCGTGGGCCCTGGAGGACTGCTTCCTGCCTATCCG ATCTACGGCTATGACGAGCTCCAGATGCTACAGTCACGGCTGCCAATG GATTACTATGGGATTCCCTTCGCCACGCCCACAGCCCTGGCCAGCCGCGATGGGAGCCTTGCGAATAACCCGTATTCAG GTGATGTCACAAAGTTTGGCCGAGGTGACTCTGCGTCCCCTGCGCCCCCCACCACACTGGCTCAGCCGCAGCAGAGCCAGTCCCAGGCCCACCACACAGCCCAGCAGCCCTTTCTGAATCCTGCGCTGCCCCCCGGCTACAGCTACACTGGCCTCCCCTACTACACAGGCGTGCCTAGTGCCTTCCAGTATGGGCCCACGATGTTT GTCCCTCCGGCCTCAGCCAAGCAGCATGGTGTGAACCTCAGCACCCCCAGCACCCCCTTCCAGCAGGCCGGCGGTTACGGCCAGCATAGCTACAGCACAG GTTATGATGACCTGACCCAGGGGACAGCAGCGGGAGACTACAGCAAGGGTGGCTATGGTGGATCATCACAGGCACAAAACAAGTCTGCAGGTTCTGGGCCTGGCAAAG GCGTGTCCGTGTCTTCAAGCACCACCGGCTTACCTGACATGAGCGGCTCGGTCTACAACAAGACTCAG ACTTTTGACAAGCAGGGATTTCACGCAGGGACTCCTCCACCGTTCAGCCTGCCCTCGGCCTTGGGTTCCACCGGGCCCCTGGCCGCCGGAGCGGCCCCCGGTTATGCGCCCCCACCGTTCTTGCACATCCTCCCCGCCCACCAGCAGCCTCACTCACAGCTGCTACACCACCACCTGCCACAGGATGCCcag agtGGCTCGGGTCAGCGCAGCCAGCCCAGCTCCCTGCAGCCCAAGTCGCAAGCCTCCAAGCCCGCCTACGGCAACTCTCCCTACTGGACAAACTGA